The following are from one region of the bacterium genome:
- the atpD gene encoding F0F1 ATP synthase subunit beta, with amino-acid sequence MQIGKIVRISGAVVDIRFPEKEQAPSIKTACIARDIDNQKIVLEVMQHLSDGSVRTIALGNTNKLRRNQDAQNLGIPITIPVGKKLLGRLINVVGDPIDNLGELKTTQSRAIHQEPPQLYEERTHYQILETGLKAIDLFTPFVKGGKIGFFGGAGVGKTVLVTELINNLATKHKGVSLFAGVGERIREGNELYLELQRLKMLDRIGLCFGQMNEPPGTRFRIGLTGVTMGEAFREEGNDVLLFIDNIYRFVLAGMETSSLLGHIPSEGGYQATLSSEMGELQDRITSTLQGSLTSVQAIYVPADDFTDPGITATFPHLDSVVILSREVAEEGRYPAINLLASSSSLIAEEIVGRRHYDVVTKALRTLQHYEELKHIIAILGREELSEEDKKVVDRARKLQKFLTQPFFTTEQFTGKPGAYVPLKDTLDGVEAILNGNVDAVPEVNFYMVGDITEVSRK; translated from the coding sequence ATGCAAATCGGAAAGATCGTCCGCATTTCGGGAGCGGTGGTTGATATTCGTTTTCCGGAAAAAGAGCAAGCGCCGTCTATCAAAACGGCGTGTATCGCCCGCGACATAGACAATCAAAAAATCGTACTGGAGGTTATGCAGCATCTTAGCGACGGTTCGGTCCGGACCATTGCGCTGGGGAACACCAATAAACTCCGAAGAAATCAGGATGCGCAGAATCTCGGGATACCCATAACCATACCGGTCGGGAAAAAACTTCTCGGACGACTTATTAACGTGGTAGGAGATCCCATTGACAACTTGGGAGAATTAAAAACGACCCAATCGCGCGCCATCCATCAAGAACCGCCGCAGTTGTATGAGGAGCGGACGCACTATCAGATTCTAGAAACGGGTCTTAAAGCCATTGATCTTTTCACTCCGTTCGTAAAAGGCGGCAAGATCGGATTTTTTGGAGGCGCGGGTGTTGGAAAAACAGTGCTGGTCACGGAACTTATCAATAATCTGGCAACGAAACACAAGGGCGTATCGCTTTTTGCCGGAGTAGGGGAACGCATTCGCGAAGGGAACGAATTATATCTTGAACTTCAGCGCCTCAAGATGCTTGATAGGATCGGCCTATGCTTCGGTCAGATGAATGAGCCTCCCGGAACACGATTTCGCATCGGGCTTACGGGGGTCACCATGGGGGAGGCATTCAGGGAAGAGGGTAATGACGTGCTCTTATTTATAGATAATATCTACCGTTTCGTGCTTGCGGGCATGGAAACGTCTTCTCTTTTGGGACACATACCTTCGGAGGGAGGATATCAGGCGACATTGTCGAGCGAGATGGGCGAATTACAAGACCGCATTACCTCCACACTTCAGGGTTCGCTCACTTCCGTACAGGCCATTTATGTTCCGGCGGACGACTTCACGGATCCAGGAATCACCGCAACCTTTCCACATCTTGATTCGGTGGTAATTCTCTCTCGGGAAGTCGCCGAGGAGGGAAGGTATCCGGCCATTAATCTGTTAGCTTCGTCCTCTTCGCTCATTGCCGAGGAGATTGTCGGCCGCAGACATTATGATGTGGTGACCAAAGCCCTTCGGACACTCCAGCACTACGAGGAATTGAAGCATATCATTGCCATTCTTGGGCGGGAGGAACTTTCCGAGGAGGATAAAAAAGTCGTGGATCGCGCACGGAAACTGCAGAAGTTTCTGACACAACCCTTCTTCACCACCGAGCAATTTACAGGAAAACCGGGAGCGTATGTCCCACTTAAGGACACGCTTGATGGCGTTGAAGCGATCTTGAACGGAAATGTAGACGCGGTGCCGGAAGTGAATTTTTACATGGTCGGCGATATCACAGAAGTTTCCAGGAAATAA
- the ndhC gene encoding NADH-quinone oxidoreductase subunit A gives MPDSIVKIFIFFAVGVGMAVSPIVLSFLLWRSKNRADSSKQITNFSKELEPYESGMPAEGLGRGVGFEYFIYAILFLLFDVIAILAFLGVLALHESRSEYLWPFFMLLCLSLFIIVYGVKKREYLKI, from the coding sequence ATGCCGGATAGTATAGTAAAAATTTTTATATTTTTTGCTGTTGGGGTCGGTATGGCCGTTTCCCCGATCGTATTGTCTTTTTTGCTGTGGCGCAGTAAAAACAGAGCAGATAGCAGTAAGCAAATAACAAATTTTTCAAAAGAGCTCGAACCGTACGAATCAGGCATGCCTGCAGAAGGTCTCGGCAGGGGAGTGGGATTCGAGTATTTTATCTACGCCATTCTTTTTTTGTTATTTGATGTTATCGCGATACTTGCATTCTTAGGAGTTCTGGCTTTGCACGAAAGCCGTTCCGAATACCTATGGCCGTTTTTCATGCTTCTTTGCCTTTCTCTGTTTATCATTGTGTACGGGGTTAAGAAACGCGAATATCTGAAAATATAA
- a CDS encoding SAM-dependent methyltransferase: MYRALYAPGTGYYTSGKTRIGRTGDYTTASEIPAFGECIARWIWRRKKEMGKSEDFTIVELGAGDGSLARTILEYFGKEYEWSPRYIAVDVRPHSKEPGIRWMTSQEFKKEFGADKQLTGVVISNEFFDALPVHRIIQKDRELQEIYVQSGQEYAENISDECIASHWDSYGADLLEGQQAEVSLEALVWMEKIAQMLRRGFVLSIDYGDTAERLYAPYRSGGTVMGYHNHMTTDSVYDRVGEQDITAHVNFTALINYGEKFGLEKLSFTTQAEFLLENGIMNTASKEDSLEALNSRQAMKRLLLPGGFGEEFKVLVQKKI; encoded by the coding sequence ATGTACCGCGCTCTTTATGCGCCAGGAACTGGCTACTACACATCCGGCAAAACGCGTATCGGAAGAACAGGCGACTACACCACTGCAAGCGAGATTCCGGCCTTTGGTGAATGCATTGCTCGATGGATTTGGAGGCGCAAGAAGGAAATGGGAAAATCGGAAGATTTTACTATTGTGGAACTTGGCGCAGGAGATGGCTCGCTTGCGCGGACCATTCTTGAATATTTCGGCAAAGAATATGAATGGAGTCCCCGCTATATCGCAGTTGATGTTCGTCCGCATAGCAAGGAACCGGGTATCAGATGGATGACTTCGCAAGAATTCAAAAAAGAGTTTGGAGCAGATAAACAACTAACAGGAGTCGTCATCTCAAACGAATTTTTTGATGCACTTCCTGTACACCGCATTATTCAAAAGGATAGAGAACTGCAAGAGATATACGTCCAGAGCGGCCAAGAATATGCCGAAAATATCTCGGACGAGTGCATTGCCTCACACTGGGATAGCTATGGCGCGGACTTACTTGAAGGGCAGCAGGCTGAAGTTAGCCTTGAGGCCCTGGTATGGATGGAGAAGATCGCGCAGATGCTCCGCCGGGGTTTTGTGCTTAGCATCGATTATGGCGATACTGCGGAACGGCTTTATGCGCCATATCGGTCGGGGGGAACGGTCATGGGATATCATAATCATATGACAACCGATTCAGTGTATGACCGTGTTGGCGAGCAAGACATCACGGCGCACGTGAATTTTACCGCACTTATAAATTATGGGGAGAAATTTGGCCTAGAAAAATTATCCTTCACCACACAAGCTGAATTTTTATTGGAGAATGGCATTATGAATACCGCATCCAAGGAAGATTCGCTTGAAGCCCTGAATAGCCGTCAGGCCATGAAGCGACTTCTTTTGCCCGGAGGATTTGGAGAAGAGTTTAAGGTATTAGTGCAGAAAAAAATATAA
- a CDS encoding NADH-quinone oxidoreductase subunit C translates to MDLFQLTKEQLLQKATELKSSGWLLMLLSGVDRQDKFQAVYHFHKHGAPDLLQLTVDLPKENPAIASLASLFPLADWMERETYDLFGIRFDGHPNLKRLFLPDNFEGYPLRKDFIAYKRLLPGG, encoded by the coding sequence ATGGACCTGTTTCAGCTTACAAAAGAACAATTACTTCAAAAAGCTACCGAGCTCAAAAGTTCTGGGTGGCTTCTCATGCTTCTCTCCGGCGTAGATCGTCAAGATAAGTTCCAGGCCGTGTACCACTTCCATAAGCATGGCGCTCCGGATTTGCTGCAGCTTACAGTAGACCTCCCCAAGGAAAATCCTGCTATTGCATCCCTCGCGTCGCTCTTTCCGCTTGCCGACTGGATGGAACGGGAGACCTATGACCTTTTTGGTATTCGCTTTGACGGACACCCGAATCTAAAACGCCTTTTCTTGCCGGATAATTTCGAGGGATATCCCTTGCGCAAGGATTTTATCGCGTACAAGCGTCTTCTTCCCGGAGGCTAA